TCCGGCCGCGCGAAGGGCCAGTCCCCCACCGCGAGCGGCACGCTCGCGCCGATTTCCGCCAGCGCCCTCCGCACGGCGTCTTCCTGCCGCGGGGAAAACACCACTTTAAGCAGCGCGGCCTTGCGCTCCAGCACGGTGAAGAGGGCAAGGTTCTCGTACGCTTCGAGGAAAAAGCGGAAGATCGCCACGTCCCCCGGCGCCAGGCGCACGAGCAGGCGCCCGCTGTGCCTTGGCGGCGGGGCGCAGGGCCGCGGACTCATACCGCCCAGGCCGCCCAGCGGGCGAGGATGACGAGGCCGATGCCCACGGCGATGGTGACGAAATAATTTTTCGTCTTCCAGGCCACCAGGAAGGTGGGGATGGAGACCATGAGGAAGAGGTTGCCGGTGGAGAGGTCGAAACGGCCGTCATAGATGAAGATGTCCGGCGCCACCAGCGCCGCCATGACGGCCACGGGCACGAAGTCGAGCCAGCGGCGCAAGAGCGGCGGCAGCGAATCCCCGCGCAAAAAGGTCACGGGCAGCACCTTGGGGAGCACGGTCACGAGGGTGGCGCAGACCACGCAGAGCAACAGCGCCTCGTGCTCTCCGGCCCACGCGAAGAGGCCGCTCATGCCGCGTCCTCCGGCCCGGCGCGCTTCTGGCGCAGGGAGAGCACAAGGCCCAGGGTGGCGCCGGCCACCGTGGCCACAGCCACGTTCCACTGGCTCATGCCCCCCGCCTTGAGCGCCACCGAGAGCGCGCCGGTGAAGATGGCGATGAGCACATGCAGCCGGCTTGCGCACTGGGGCACGAGCAGCGCCAGGAACATGGCGGTGATGGCGTAGTCGAGCCCGAGCGGGCGCACGTCGTTGACGAGGTTGCCGCAAAAGGCGCCGATGGTGCAGCCGGCCACCCAGGAGAGGTGGGTGGTGGAATTGCAGATATACATGGTGGCCGTGTTGAGCGGCCAGCCCTCCTGCAGGGCCGTGATGTGCACCGCGAAGGTCTCGTCCGTGAGCCCGAGCCCGAGCAGGAAGCGCTTGATGCGCGAGATGCGCGAGAGCCAGGGCGATTCCGCGGCGGACATGAGCAGGTAGCGCAGGTTCACAATGCCCACCGCCGCCGCCGTGGAGAGGATGCCCGCGCCGCCGCCCCAGAGGCTTGCGAACACGAACTGCCCCGAGCCCGAAAACATGAGCACGGCCATGGCCACGGCGAGCCCCGCGGGGATGCCGTTTTTCACGGCGAGCACGCCAAAGGCGAAGCCCACGGGCACATAGCCGAGGGTGATGGGGAGCGCGCGCCGAAGCCCCTCGGCCCAGGCCGGCCCGGGCTGGCGCACGCTGGCAGTTGCTGGCATCAGGCTATCCTTGCCGGGCGAGGGCCGCCCCGGGCGCATGCCGGCCCGGCAGCGGGGAGTCGCCCGGAAGCGCGGTTCAGGCTTTGTCCCTGTCTTCGGGTTCGTCGACCTTGCGGGCGATCCAGACGGTGAGGATGATGCCGAGCACGAGGCCCACGCCCACGCCCACCAGGAAGACCTCCAGCGCGCCGTCCACGAAGAGGGCGTCCATGCGGAAGCAGAGGAAGATGACGAGCAGGGCGATGATGCCCATGACGATGAGGAAGAGTTTACGTCTCATGGCGGATCCTCCGGGGGAGAGGATACGGGGTTTCCGTCAAAGTTTCAAAGGCTTTCTGGCGCGGGGCCAGGGGGCGCCCGGTTTGCTTTTGGGGGGACTTTGATATACAAAATCCGGGCCGAAACCCCCTCTTTTCCCTGATATGCGTGGGGCAGGCGTTCTTCACGCCAGCGGGGGGCGGGCGATCGATGGCAAAAGCCCCTCCCGTTCCATGATCTCCCAACAGGCTGGCCATTCAATGCGGCAAAATGCCCAGGCAATTCTCCAGAAGGAGCAGAGATGAACCCGCGCTTTCCCATGACGCTTAAAATGATTGATCCCGATGTCTATGATCCCTCGGTCATGGAAACCTTTCCTGCAGTGGAGTCCGGCATAGAGCTCTCAGCGGAGAACTGCATGTTCCTTGCGGGGCTCATCAAGCGTTTTCGCCCGAAAACGCTTCTTGAGGTTGGGGTGTCCGCCGGCGGTTCGTCTGCCCTTCTTTTACACATTCTGGAGAAACTTGGCCTTGAAAGTGAAGTGGTGTCGGTGGACCTGGCGGAGCGATGGTATCTTGACAATACCCTTGCCACCGGCTGGGCTGCGGCGAAGCTCTATCCCGACAAGAAAAACTGGCATCTCCATACCGGGAAGTATCTCCCCGAAATCATCGAGAAGTTGAACATTGAATTTGATTTTTGCTTTCTGGATACGGTGCACAGGCTCCCGGGAGAGCTTCTTGACTATCTCGTTGTCTTGCCGTTTATGCACGAGAACGGCATCATCGCGATGCACGATACTGCCCTTTATTACTGGAAAGAGGGGGCCTTGGCAACGCGCGTTCTTTTTGACGCCTGCGTAGGCAAGAAAATCACTCCCCCGCAGCTTACGCCGAATGATGCGAATCTTTGTGCGCTTCAGATAACTGAAGACACCTATGCGCATGTCGAAAATATATTTTCGGCCCTAAGTATGCCATGGGGACGTTTTATTACTACTGGGCAGCTTCATATTTATCATGATTTTTTTAAAAAGTATTACGGAGAGGAAGCAGCAGAATGGTTTTCCAGAATCTGGAAATGGAATAACAAGCAATTGATTAAAAAAACAATTCGCGGGCAACTCCCCACGCCATCACCCGCGCACGCTGCCCAAAAAGGGGAATAGGCCCCGTTCGGGGCCGCCACGCCGGTGTGGACAACGCCCTACTGGAACAGAGTGCTCATGCCGCGCAAAAGATTGGTGAACAGGCCGTCCATGCCGGTGATGAACTCCTCGATCTTGTTGGCCATGACCACGAGCAACAGGCCCACGAAGAAGAAGCCCACCCCGATCTTGATGGGGAAGCCGAACTCCATGATGTGGATCTGCGGCGAGGTGCGCGCCACGAGCCCGAGGGCCACCTCCACCATGAAGAGCGCCACCATGACGGGCGCGGCGATCTGCAGCGCGAGCACGAAGACCTGGCTCGAGAGCTCGAGCACCTCCCAGAGCAGGTTCTCGCCGATGAAGAGGGCGCCCGGCGGCACGATGGCGAAGGAGGCGGCGAAGCCCTTGATCATGTAGAGATGCCCGTCGAGCGTGAGGAAGGTGAGCAGGCTCACCATCCAGAGGAAGAAGGCCGTGGCGCCGGTCTGGTTGCCGGTGATGGGGTCGGCGAAGTTGATCATGGTGAAGCCCATCTGGAAACCGAGCAGTTCGCCGCCGGACTGGATGCCCATGAACAGAAAATTGACGGCCATGCCGAGCACGAGGCCCATGAAGACCTCGCCCAGGGCCATGATGGCGAGGTCGAAGGGGTGCGCCGGCATGAGCGAGCCGGAAAGCGCGAGATGCGGCCACACGGCGAGCGAAAAGACCATGGTCACGGCGGCCTTGACCAATACCGGGATATTGTTGGTGGAAAACACCGGGAGCATGAACATCACGATGCTCACGCGCATGATGGTGAGCAGAAGGCTCAGCACCGCGGTAGGATCGTAACTGAAAATGTCCATGCGAAAAGGCTATGCAATTCCGCGGCCAGCGGCGCCGGCGTGAGCGGGCGCCCCGCGCCTATTTGTGCAGGCGTTCTTCCATGATTTCCTTGACGATCTTGTCGAGGCCCGCGAGGTCAGGCTTGGAGACCTGCCTGTCCGCGCCCACCTTGATGCCCTTGGCGCGGAGCGCGTCGGTGATGAGCGACGAGAAGAGCACCACGGGCAGCTTGTGCAGGGCCGGGTTCTCGCGGATCTTGCTGGTCAGGGCGTGGCCGTCCATCTCGGGCATTTCGATATCCGAGATGACGAGGTCCACGATCTCGGAAAGGTCCTCCTTGCCCGCCCCCTGCCCGGACTGCGCCTGCGCGAGGTTGTTCAAGTATTCCCAGGCCTCGCGGCCGTTGCTCGCCGTGGTCACCTGGTAGCCCGACTTCTCGAGGAAGGACTTGACGATCTTGCGCAGCGAGCTCGAGTCGTCCGCGAGGAGCAGGCGCACCTGCTCGGGCATCTCCACCTTGGCCGGTTCCGGCTCCATGCGCGACATGTCGAGCGAGTGGTCGAGGCTCGCGAGGATCTTCTCCATGTCGAGGATGAAGAGCACGCGCTCGCCGATGCGCAAGATGCCGGTGATGCTGTCGCGCGAGAAGGTCTGGACATACTTGTTGGGCGGCTCGATGCGCTCCCAGTCGAGGCGGTGGATGCTCATCACCGACGAGACGAGGAAGGCCGCCTTGACACCCGAAAATTCCGTCACCAGCACCTTGTCGTTCTTGGTGACGGCCATGGACTTGCCGAGCCAGGTGGCGAGATTGATGAGCGGCAGCACCTTGCCGCGCAGGTTGAACGAGCCCATCACCGACGGGTCGTGGGTGCCGGGCATGGCCGTGACCTGCGGCAGGCGGATGATCTCGAGCACTTTGGCCACGTTGATGGCATAGTGCCCGGTATAGGTTGTGCCGTCGTCCTGGCGCTCGTCCAGGAGAAATTCCACCACTTCCAGCTCATTGGTGCTGAGCAGGGGATTCATGCTCATGATCTGCCTCGTTGGGCGGGCGCCGCGTCGCGCGGCGGCTCGAGCCTGGGGCAAAAGGAAACCATGGGGCACGCATCGCAGCCCGGCTTGCGCGCCCGGCACACCTCGCGGCCGAACCAGACCATGCGGTGGTTCACGTCGCCCCACTCCTCACGGGGGAAGACGGCCATGAGGTCGCGCTCCACGGCCACCGGGTCCGTGGCCGATGTCAGGCCGAGACGGTGGCTGATGCGCTTCACGTGCGTGTCCACGGCAAGGCCCTCGTTGATGCCGAAGCCCCCGAACAGGACGACATTGGCCGTCTTGCGCGCCACCCCGGGGAGCGTGACGAGATCTTCCAGCGTCCGCGGCACCCGGCCCCCGAATGCGTCGCGCACGCGCGTCGCCGCGCCGATGAGGTTCTTCGCCTTGTTGTGGTAAAAGCCCGTGGGGTGGATGACTTCTTCCAGCTCCGCAAGGTTCGCCTCCGCCAGTTCCGCCGGGCCGGGCCAGCGCCGGAAGAGCTCCGGCGTGACGGTGTTCACCCGCGCGTCCGTGCATTGCGCGGCGAGCACGGTGGCCACCAAAAGCTCCCACGGGTTGTGATACACAAGGTGGGAGGCCGGCTCGGGATAGCGGGCGGCAAGCGCCTCGAGAACGCGCTGTGCCTGTTCGCGGCGTTTCTGGAGTGTCATTCCACAAGTATGCCAC
This window of the Desulfovibrio sp. ZJ209 genome carries:
- the nth gene encoding endonuclease III, which translates into the protein MTLQKRREQAQRVLEALAARYPEPASHLVYHNPWELLVATVLAAQCTDARVNTVTPELFRRWPGPAELAEANLAELEEVIHPTGFYHNKAKNLIGAATRVRDAFGGRVPRTLEDLVTLPGVARKTANVVLFGGFGINEGLAVDTHVKRISHRLGLTSATDPVAVERDLMAVFPREEWGDVNHRMVWFGREVCRARKPGCDACPMVSFCPRLEPPRDAAPAQRGRS
- a CDS encoding AzlC family ABC transporter permease; its protein translation is MPATASVRQPGPAWAEGLRRALPITLGYVPVGFAFGVLAVKNGIPAGLAVAMAVLMFSGSGQFVFASLWGGGAGILSTAAAVGIVNLRYLLMSAAESPWLSRISRIKRFLLGLGLTDETFAVHITALQEGWPLNTATMYICNSTTHLSWVAGCTIGAFCGNLVNDVRPLGLDYAITAMFLALLVPQCASRLHVLIAIFTGALSVALKAGGMSQWNVAVATVAGATLGLVLSLRQKRAGPEDAA
- a CDS encoding AzlD domain-containing protein, with amino-acid sequence MSGLFAWAGEHEALLLCVVCATLVTVLPKVLPVTFLRGDSLPPLLRRWLDFVPVAVMAALVAPDIFIYDGRFDLSTGNLFLMVSIPTFLVAWKTKNYFVTIAVGIGLVILARWAAWAV
- a CDS encoding DUF4911 domain-containing protein; amino-acid sequence: MSPRPCAPPPRHSGRLLVRLAPGDVAIFRFFLEAYENLALFTVLERKAALLKVVFSPRQEDAVRRALAEIGASVPLAVGDWPFARPED
- a CDS encoding class I SAM-dependent methyltransferase; translated protein: MNPRFPMTLKMIDPDVYDPSVMETFPAVESGIELSAENCMFLAGLIKRFRPKTLLEVGVSAGGSSALLLHILEKLGLESEVVSVDLAERWYLDNTLATGWAAAKLYPDKKNWHLHTGKYLPEIIEKLNIEFDFCFLDTVHRLPGELLDYLVVLPFMHENGIIAMHDTALYYWKEGALATRVLFDACVGKKITPPQLTPNDANLCALQITEDTYAHVENIFSALSMPWGRFITTGQLHIYHDFFKKYYGEEAAEWFSRIWKWNNKQLIKKTIRGQLPTPSPAHAAQKGE
- the fliR gene encoding flagellar biosynthetic protein FliR; translated protein: MDIFSYDPTAVLSLLLTIMRVSIVMFMLPVFSTNNIPVLVKAAVTMVFSLAVWPHLALSGSLMPAHPFDLAIMALGEVFMGLVLGMAVNFLFMGIQSGGELLGFQMGFTMINFADPITGNQTGATAFFLWMVSLLTFLTLDGHLYMIKGFAASFAIVPPGALFIGENLLWEVLELSSQVFVLALQIAAPVMVALFMVEVALGLVARTSPQIHIMEFGFPIKIGVGFFFVGLLLVVMANKIEEFITGMDGLFTNLLRGMSTLFQ
- a CDS encoding chemotaxis protein; this translates as MSMNPLLSTNELEVVEFLLDERQDDGTTYTGHYAINVAKVLEIIRLPQVTAMPGTHDPSVMGSFNLRGKVLPLINLATWLGKSMAVTKNDKVLVTEFSGVKAAFLVSSVMSIHRLDWERIEPPNKYVQTFSRDSITGILRIGERVLFILDMEKILASLDHSLDMSRMEPEPAKVEMPEQVRLLLADDSSSLRKIVKSFLEKSGYQVTTASNGREAWEYLNNLAQAQSGQGAGKEDLSEIVDLVISDIEMPEMDGHALTSKIRENPALHKLPVVLFSSLITDALRAKGIKVGADRQVSKPDLAGLDKIVKEIMEERLHK